The DNA sequence GACACCAGCGCAAAGGCATAGGATGCCCGGTCGCGCACCTTGCGATACAGCTGACGTCCCCCGAACGGTGCCGGCAGGCGGATGGCGGTGATGACCTCACCCGCCTTCAGCACGTTGTCGCACGACGGATCGTCCCCCGGCAGGCGGTGGAAATCGCGCATCGGAATTTCACGGGTGCCGTCAGGACCTTCGGTCTCGACCGTGGCGCGCAGGGCTGACAGAGCCACGGCCATGTCGCCCGGATAGGTCGCGATGCAGGCATCGGACGCGCCCAGGATCGCATGGTTGCGGTTCACGCCCCCCTGCGCCGCGCAGCCTGTGCCCGGTTCGCGCTTGTTGCAAGGCGACCGCCCGTCCATGAAATAACCACAGCGCGTGCGCTGGCACAGGTTGCCGCCCATCGTCGCCTTGTTGCGCAACTGCGGGCTGGCACCGGCCAGAATGGCGCGCGACAGCAGCGGCCAGTCGGCACGGATGCGCGGATGCGCCGCGCAGTCCGAGTTGCTGACCAGCGCGCCGATGCGAAGACCGGCACCCTCGGGGGTGATTTCCTTAAGGCCGACGCGGGTGATGTCCAGCAGGGCATCGGGGGTCGCGACCTCCAGCTTCATCAGGTCCAGCAGGTTGGTGCCGCCGGCGATCAGCATGGCGGGGTTGCCGACGGCTTGCGCCAGATCACCCGCGCGTTCGTATTCGAATGCCTTCATTGCGCGGCCTCCGTCTGGGCCATGGCGTTGCGGATGGCGGCCAGGATGTTGTCATAGGCGCCGCAGCGGCACAGGTTGCCGCTCATCCGTTCGCGGATCTCGGCATCGGCGACGGCGGGCTTGTCGGCCGGATCGGCGGTGACGGCACTGGGCCAGCCCTGCCGGATCTCCTCGATCATCGCGGTCGCCGAACAGATCTGGCCGGGCGTGCAATAACCACACTGGAACCCGTCATGGGCCACGAAGGCCGCCTGCAGGGTCGACAGCGCATCGGGCGTGCCGATGCCTTCGATCGTGGTGATCTCATCTTCGTCATGCATGACGGCCAGCGTCAGGCAGGAGTTGATGCGGCGGCCGTTGACGATGACGGTGCAGGCGCCGCATTGACCGTGGTCGCAGCCCTTCTTTGTGCCGGTCAGGCCAAGGTCCAGACGCAGGACGTCAAGCAGGCTGCGGCGGGGGTCGCCGTGATATTCATGGGATTGGCCGTTGACGGACAACCTGGCGGCGGGGCGTTGTGCCATTGGGGGCTCCTTGGACCGCGGTGCTGGGTCCAAGGCAACGTGGGCCGGGCAACCCGGTTCCCATGTCTTTTCGCCCTTACGCCACCAGGGCCGTGGCGTTCCGCCGCGCCCGGTTCTGTGCGATCATCGCGCAGATCAGCAGCTGTGCCATGTGATAGACCAGGACGGGCAGGACGGTGGCCCCGACGGTCTCGGCCGGGAACAGCGCGGTGGCGATGGGCAGGCCCGTCGCAAGGCTCTTGGTCGACCCGCAGAAGAACAGCACGATCCGGTCCTCCAGCGGCAGGCCGAAGGCGCGGCCCGCCCCGACCATCATCCCGAAGACGCAGGCCAGCAGCACCAGCATGACCGCGATCAGCGCGATCAGGGCAGTCGGCGGGATCGACGCCCACAGGCCCGACACCGTGCCCGCACTGAAGGCCGAATAGACGATCAGCAGGATCGCACCCCGGTCCACGACCAAGGTCAGCGTCTTGCGGTTGCGCACGAACGCGCCCACCCACGGGCGCAGGATCTGGCCCAGGACGAAGGGCAGCAGGATCTGCGTGCCGATGCGCAGCACGGCGTCCAGGCTGACGCCGCCCTCTCCGGTCTTCAACAGCACCGCGACCAGCGCCGGGGTCAGCGCCACGCCGACCAGGTTCGACAGCGACGCCGCGCAGATCGCCGCGGGGACGTTGCCCCCCGCCATCGACACGAAGGCGATCGAGCTTTGGATCGTCGAGGGCAGCACCGCCAGGAACACCAGCCCCAGCGTGACCTGCGGTCCCAGCAGATCGCCGAAGATCAGCGCGAATGCCATGCCCAGCACCGGGATCATCAGATAGGTCGCGGCGAATGTCAGTCCCTGCAGGCGCCAGTTCAGCATGCCCGCCTTGACCGAAGCCGGATCCAGCTTGGCCCCGTACAGAAAGAACAGCAGCGCCACCGCCCAATAGGTCACCTGACCCAGGGCGTCGGCCGCCACGCCCCGCGCCGGCAGCACCAGGCCCACCATGACGGTGCCCAGCAGCATCAGCATGTAGCTGTCGATTCCGATGCGTTTCAGAAAGCCCATGTCCGTCTCCTTACAGGCCGATGGCCATGCCGTCCTTGCGGCTGTCCGACCCGCCTTCCAGCAGGCCGTCGCCGATGCGGATCGCCTGCGCCCCGCCCATCGGGCCGGTCAGGCGCTTGATGACATGGCCGCGCGCGGCCAGGTCGTCGCAGATGTCCTGCGGCAGGGTCGGTTCCACCTGCAGCACGCCGTCGGTGGCAAAGGTCCGCGGCTCGTCCATGGCCGCCTGCAGCGAGAGGCCGCGGTCGATCACCGCCGACAGGAAGGCCGCGTGGCCCGCCGCTTGGTACTGTCCGCCCATCACGCCAAAGGGCATGACCGTGCGGCCGCCCTGGGTCAGCATGCCGGGGATGATCGTGTGCATCGGGCGCTTGCGCGGGCCGATCGCGTTCGGATGGCCGGGGATCAGACGGAACGACGCACCGCGGCTTTGGAACAGCACGCCGGTCGCGGGGTCCAGCCGCCCGGACCCGAAGCCGTGGAAGATCGAATTGATGAAGGACACCGCATTCCCCGCGGCGTCCACGACGCACAGATAGATGGTGTCCTTGTGCTCGGGCTCGTCCCACAGGGCCGGGGCTTGGGCGCGGGCCATGTCGATGCGGGCGCGCAGGGCCGCGATGGCGGCCTCCGACATCAGAGCCTTGGTCAGGCCGGCGCAATGATCGGGATCGCCCAGCAGTTCGTCGCGGTGATGATAGGCAAGCTTCGTCGCCTCGGCCTGGACATGGATGCGGTCGGCCACGGACAGCGCGGCCATGTCGAACCCCTCGATGATCTTCAGGATCAACAGCGCGGCCAGCCCCTGCCCGTTCGGCGGGCATTCATGGACGTCGAACCCGCGATAGCGGGCGCTGATCGGGTCGACCCATTCGGCGCCGTCGGTGGCATCCGCGAAATCCTGCTGGGTGTGCAGCCCGCCCAAGGATCGCAGATGCGCGACCATGCGTGCCGCGGTGTCGCCCTGATAGAAGGCGGCCGGACCATGGGCCGCGATCTCCTCCAAGCGGTCGGCCAGCAGGGGTTGGGCAAAGCGGGCGCCAGCATCCGGGACAGGCAGGAAATGCGCCGCCGCATGCGGATCGCCTGCGACGGTGGCCTGCCCTTCGGCCCAGTCCTGGGCGACGCGGGGGGTGACGGGAAACCCGTCGCGGCCATAGCCGATCGCGTCGCGGAACAGGCGCGACAGCGGCAGGCGGCCCAGATCGGCATGCAGGCGGCACCACGCGGAGATAGCGCCGGGCACGGTCACCGCATGCGCGCTGGTCTGAGGAATGGTGTCGGTCAGACCCGCGGCCTGCAGCGCCTCGACCGTCGCCGCGGCGGGGGCGCGGCCCGACCCGTTCAGTGCGCGCACCGGCCCGTTTGCCGGTGCATAAAGCGCAAAGCAGTCGCCGCCGATCCCGGTCATCAACGGGTCGACTACCGCCTGCACCGCGCTGGCGGCGATGGCGGCGTCGACCGCGTTCCCTCCCTCGGCCAGGATGGCCAGGCCCGATGCGCTGGCCAGCGGGTGCGAGGTGGCGACCATCGCACGACCGGCAAGGGTGGACGGCCTGCGGCCCGACAGGAAATCGAATGCGGTCATGGAACAGGCTCTCCGGCGAGGAATCACATGGTCAAGCGGCTGCGGTATGTATACATGTTGCAGGCACAGGAATACAATTGACGGAATTCCCGATGCCTCCCATCCGTTCGGCCGATCAGATCCACGATGCGCTTTCCGCGCAGATCATCGCGGGCACGCTGCGTCCCGGCGACCCGTTGGGAGAGACGACCCTTGCCGCGCGGTTCGGCTTGTCCCGGACCCCGGTGCGCGAGGCGTTGCAGCGGCTGGCCGCCGAAGGGCTGGTTGAACGCGGCCCCCGCCGGGCGTTCCTGGTGCGCCGCATGGGCAGCGACGCCCTGCGCCACCTGTTCGAGGCCCTGGCGGAACTGGAGGCACTGTGCGCCAGCCTGTCCGCGCTGCGGATGACCCCGACCGACCATGCGCTGCTGGCGGGCATCCTGGACCGCGACGACCTGCCCGGCGCGGATTACGCCCAGGCCAACATGCGCTTTCACGAGGCCTTGCGCCAAGGCGCGGGAAACGCCGTGCTGGCCGACCTGCTGGCCGACCTGAACCGGCGCAGCCTGCCGTGGCGCAACGCGCAGTTCCAGGTCCGCGCGGCGCGCATCGAAACCTCGCGGGCGGAACATCGCGCGATCCTGGGGGCGATCACGGCGCGCGACGCGGATCGCGCGGCTGACCTGATGCGGG is a window from the Paracoccus marcusii genome containing:
- a CDS encoding gamma-glutamyltransferase family protein; protein product: MTAFDFLSGRRPSTLAGRAMVATSHPLASASGLAILAEGGNAVDAAIAASAVQAVVDPLMTGIGGDCFALYAPANGPVRALNGSGRAPAAATVEALQAAGLTDTIPQTSAHAVTVPGAISAWCRLHADLGRLPLSRLFRDAIGYGRDGFPVTPRVAQDWAEGQATVAGDPHAAAHFLPVPDAGARFAQPLLADRLEEIAAHGPAAFYQGDTAARMVAHLRSLGGLHTQQDFADATDGAEWVDPISARYRGFDVHECPPNGQGLAALLILKIIEGFDMAALSVADRIHVQAEATKLAYHHRDELLGDPDHCAGLTKALMSEAAIAALRARIDMARAQAPALWDEPEHKDTIYLCVVDAAGNAVSFINSIFHGFGSGRLDPATGVLFQSRGASFRLIPGHPNAIGPRKRPMHTIIPGMLTQGGRTVMPFGVMGGQYQAAGHAAFLSAVIDRGLSLQAAMDEPRTFATDGVLQVEPTLPQDICDDLAARGHVIKRLTGPMGGAQAIRIGDGLLEGGSDSRKDGMAIGL
- a CDS encoding FAD binding domain-containing protein, with the protein product MKAFEYERAGDLAQAVGNPAMLIAGGTNLLDLMKLEVATPDALLDITRVGLKEITPEGAGLRIGALVSNSDCAAHPRIRADWPLLSRAILAGASPQLRNKATMGGNLCQRTRCGYFMDGRSPCNKREPGTGCAAQGGVNRNHAILGASDACIATYPGDMAVALSALRATVETEGPDGTREIPMRDFHRLPGDDPSCDNVLKAGEVITAIRLPAPFGGRQLYRKVRDRASYAFALVSVAAAVRMDNGRIDAAQLAFGSIAHKPWTDDRVETLLVGERPTPALFDKAADLLLVDARGQGHNDFKITLVRRALAAVLAEATGE
- a CDS encoding 2Fe-2S iron-sulfur cluster-binding protein gives rise to the protein MAQRPAARLSVNGQSHEYHGDPRRSLLDVLRLDLGLTGTKKGCDHGQCGACTVIVNGRRINSCLTLAVMHDEDEITTIEGIGTPDALSTLQAAFVAHDGFQCGYCTPGQICSATAMIEEIRQGWPSAVTADPADKPAVADAEIRERMSGNLCRCGAYDNILAAIRNAMAQTEAAQ
- a CDS encoding bile acid:sodium symporter family protein, which gives rise to MGFLKRIGIDSYMLMLLGTVMVGLVLPARGVAADALGQVTYWAVALLFFLYGAKLDPASVKAGMLNWRLQGLTFAATYLMIPVLGMAFALIFGDLLGPQVTLGLVFLAVLPSTIQSSIAFVSMAGGNVPAAICAASLSNLVGVALTPALVAVLLKTGEGGVSLDAVLRIGTQILLPFVLGQILRPWVGAFVRNRKTLTLVVDRGAILLIVYSAFSAGTVSGLWASIPPTALIALIAVMLVLLACVFGMMVGAGRAFGLPLEDRIVLFFCGSTKSLATGLPIATALFPAETVGATVLPVLVYHMAQLLICAMIAQNRARRNATALVA
- a CDS encoding GntR family transcriptional regulator is translated as MPPIRSADQIHDALSAQIIAGTLRPGDPLGETTLAARFGLSRTPVREALQRLAAEGLVERGPRRAFLVRRMGSDALRHLFEALAELEALCASLSALRMTPTDHALLAGILDRDDLPGADYAQANMRFHEALRQGAGNAVLADLLADLNRRSLPWRNAQFQVRAARIETSRAEHRAILGAITARDADRAADLMRAHMGTSLGVILEMIAGRD